Proteins encoded in a region of the Benincasa hispida cultivar B227 chromosome 2, ASM972705v1, whole genome shotgun sequence genome:
- the LOC120070848 gene encoding uncharacterized protein LOC120070848 translates to MECNKEEAIKAMKIAEKKLETNDFTGARKMAQTAHRLFPTLENITQLLTVCEIHCSAQNRIYGTENDWYGILQIEQSSDETVIKKQYRKLALLLHPDKNKFSGAESAFKLVGEANRLLSDQSKRKLYDMKYGAARRNIAPSKPSHDQQNGYTAVNKQEKGTANGYSSVPFSHFPGGNSFKPPQPPPQQAFWTCCPFCNVRYQYLKCYLNKMLRCQNCGRGFISHDLNNQTMPPTYHQTHVPQKKVPPESGPSKPDAQNNHGSDKKSHHRSAGVDSKAKAGKKQKARHVDVERQGGNVKPKSDAEMTGKERSRSDAGTSTEKGATKNQNRKRQRKSAAARGNNSENDQVEDDNVSEKDPGASRDDCQRRSSRNKKHVSYTNLSEDKDNLQARKKSRGSASTDLKEEMKDATADVAASAKGIRDDLPPSHPEILANRKPKCEEVVREGKNRSDKNDKKSETEDDDTEENDLKGVHVLVCADPEFSDFDKDKAKDCFVVNQVWAIYDTTDGMPRFYARIRKVFSPEFKLQISWFEPYPDDEDEIKWSDEELPVACGKYRIGGTDLTVDLPMFSHLVHCPKQGASRNTYFIYPRKGETWALFKDWDIRWNSEPEKHVAFEYEFVEILSDYVEDVGISVAFMDKVKGFVCLFQTTEKHRQNSFKIPPNELYRFSHQIPSVRMTGKEREGVQKGSFELDPAALPPNINDHVDLNNVKGETNDAPATSGRTDPSRGCKSPKVKVEVIVLDNNEAANIQKKSNPKKSHPKSEAPTIVRKSPRKLNPTENNTQVNTDKFVPEDNRSKGESQNGLSTHKEGSTIHQNGGTNTPKKHGENSAQEMLRLRRSPRDLSKKNAG, encoded by the coding sequence ATGGAGTGCAACAAGGAAGAGGCCATCAAGGCTATGAAAATTGCTGAGAAGAAGCTGGAAACCAATGATTTTACTGGGGCAAGGAAGATGGCTCAGACCGCACATAGACTCTTTCCTACGCTTGAAAACATTACTCAATTGCTAACGGTATGTGAGATTCACTGTTCAGCACAGAATAGAATATATGGAACTGAAAATGATTGGTATGGGATTCTTCAAATCGAACAATCATCAGATGAAACAGTTATCAAAAAACAGTACAGGAAGCTCGCACTGTTACTCCACCcagataaaaacaagttttctgGTGCAGAATCTGCTTTCAAACTTGTTGGTGAAGCCAACAGGCTGCTCTCTGATCAGTCAAAACGCAAGTTATATGACATGAAGTATGGAGCTGCCAGAAGAAATATTGCACCTTCCAAGCCATCTCATGATCAGCAGAATGGATACACAGCCGTCAACAAGCAAGAGAAGGGAACTGCAAATGGTTACTCAAGTGTTCCTTTCTCACATTTCCCTGGAGGGAATTCTTTTAAACCACCACAACCACCGCCACAGCAGGCTTTTTGGACTTGCTGCCCATTTTGTAATGTGAGGTATCAGTATCTCAAATGTTATCTTAATAAGATGTTGCGTTGCCAGAATTGTGGCAGAGGGTTCATCTCGCATGATTTGAATAATCAAACTATGCCTCCAACATACCACCAAACTCACGTTCCTCAGAAAAAAGTACCTCCCGAGTCGGGACCCTCAAAACCTGATGCACAAAATAATCATGGTTCTGATAAGAAATCTCATCACAGATCTGCTGGAGTTGATTCGAAAGCTAAAGCAGGGAAAAAACAGAAGGCACGGCATGTGGATGTGGAAAGACAGGGAGGTAATGTTAAGCCCAAATCAGATGCAGAAATGACTGGGAAAGAAAGGTCCAGGTCTGATGCAGGAACAAGCACGGAAAAGGGAGCTACCAAGAACCAAAATAGGAAGAGACAAAGGAAATCTGCTGCGGCACGTGGTAACAATTCTGAAAATGACCAAGTTGAAGATGACAATGTATCTGAAAAGGATCCTGGCGCGAGCAGAGATGATTGTCAAAGAAGATCTTCAAGGAACAAAAAACATGTTTCATACACGAATTTAAGTGAAGATAAGGATAATTTACAGGCTCGAAAAAAGTCAAGGGGCAGTGCGTCCACGGACTTGAAAGAGGAGATGAAAGATGCAACTGCAGATGTTGCAGCATCTGCCAAGGGCATCAGAGATGATTTACCTCCTTCCCATCCAGAAATCTTGGCCAACAGAAAACCCAAATGTGAGGAAGTAGTGAGAGAAGGGAAAAATAGGTCagataaaaatgataaaaaatccGAAACTGAGGATGATGATACAGAGGAAAATGACTTGAAAGGAGTACATGTTTTGGTGTGTGCTGATCCTGAGTTTAGCGATTTTGATAAGGATAAAGCAAAAGATTGTTTTGTGGTCAATCAGGTATGGGCTATTTATGATACCACTGATGGCATGCCAAGATTTTATGCCCGCATTAGAAAGGTGTTCTCTCCTGAATTCAAGCTCCAGATTTCCTGGTTCGAACCATATCCTGACGACGAAGATGAAATCAAATGGAGCGATGAAGAATTGCCGGTAGCCTGTGGCAAGTATAGAATAGGAGGAACTGACCTAACTGTTGATCTTCCCATGTTCTCTCATTTGGTACATTGCCCCAAGCAGGGGGCATCAAGGAATACTTACTTTATATATCCGAGAAAAGGAGAAACTTGGGCTCTTTTCAAGGACTGGGATATTAGATGGAACTCTGAACCTGAAAAACATGTAGCTTTCGAATATGAGTTTGTTGAGATCCTGTCAGATTATGTCGAAGACGTTGGCATCTCGGTTGCTTTCATGGACAAGGTCAAAGGTTTTGTCTGCTTGTTTCAGACTACTGAGAAGCATAGACAAAACTCCTTTAAGATTCCACCTAATGAGTTGTACAGATTTTCTCATCAAATTCCTTCAGTTAGAATGACCGGAAAGGAAAGGGAAGGTGTTCAGAAAGGATCATTTGAATTAGATCCTGCGGCTCTTCCCCCTAATATTAATGATCACGTTGATCTGAATAATGTCAAGGGGGAGACTAATGATGCTCCTGCTACTTCTGGAAGAACTGATCCGTCTCGTGGTTGTAAATCCCCAAAAGTGAAAGTGGAAGTGATTGTTCTTGATAATAATGAGGCTGCAAACATTCAGAAGAAGAGTAACCCAAAGAAGAGTCATCCAAAAAGTGAGGCCCCAACTATTGTACGTAAATCTCCAAGAAAGTTAAACCCGACTGAAAACAACACTCAGGTAAACACAGATAAGTTCGTCCCTGAAGATAATAGAAGTAAAGGTGAAAGTCAAAATGGCCTATCAACACACAAGGAAGGCAGCACAATTCATCAAAATGGAGGAACGAACACTCCGAAGAAACATGGTGAGAATAGCGCTCAGGAGATGCTTAGACTTAGAAGATCACCTAGAGATTTGAGCAAGAAAAATGCAGGTTAA
- the LOC120071223 gene encoding uncharacterized protein LOC120071223 isoform X2, with protein MQYAGLRYRPCFRAAGIWNCSSEVGLRRRQVLEQMDRELAKGDDRAALFLLKESQGKAEGVRCFGAARQIPQRLYTLEELKLNGIETSSLLSPLDTTLGSIERNVQLAAALLAVSAWNLFDLSPQQIFYLSLGFLLFWTLDLVALNGGVGSLVLDTIGHTFSKKYHNRVIQHEAGHFLIAYLLGVLPKGYTTSSFEAFRNEGSLNLQAGTAFVDFEFLEEINAGKVSATMLNRFSCIALAGVATEYLLYGCAEGGLADINKLDMLLKGLGFTQKKADSQVRWAVLNTVLILRRHESARAKLADAMSSGKSVGNCIDIIENNIHLPDLLT; from the exons ATGCAGTATGCAGGTTTACGTTACCGTCCATGTTTTCGAGCGGCCGGAATCTGGAACTGTTCATCGGAGGTCGGACTCCGGCGGCGGCAAGTGCTAGAGCAGATGGACAGAGAGTTGGCCAAAGGCGATGATCGAGCGGCTCTCTTCCTCCTCAAGGAATCGCAGGGGAAGGCCGAGGGCGTTCGATGCTTCGGCGCTGCTCGTCAG ATTCCACAAAGACTCTATACATTGGAAGAGCTGAAGCTAAATGGAATTGAAACCTCATCTCTTTTATCACCATTGGATACAACTCTTGGTTCCATTGAAAGAAATGTTCAACTTGCTGCTGCTTTGCTTGCTGTTTCTGCTTGGAATCTCTTTGATCTTAGTCCCCAACAAATCTTCTACCTCTCTCTGGGATTCCTGTTGTTTTGGACTCTCGATTTG GTGGCTTTGAATGGGGGAGTTGGAAGTTTGGTTCTTGATACAATTGGTCATACTTTTAGTAAGAAGTACCATAACAGAGTTATTCAA CATGAAGCTGGGCATTTCTTGATTGCCTACTTGCTCGGAGTTCTTCCGAAGGGCTACACGACGTCGAGTTTTGAAGCGTTTCGGAACGAAggctctctcaatcttcaggCTGGAACTGCTTTTGTTGATTTTGAATTCCTTGAAGAA ATCAATGCAGGGAAAGTTTCGGCCACG ATGTTGAACAGATTTTCATGCATAGCACTTGCTGGTGTAGCTACTGAGTATCTTCTATATGGATGTGCTGAGGGAGGTCTTGCTGATATTAACAAG TTGGATATGTTGTTGAAAGGGCTGGGGTTTACACAAAAGAAGGCAGATTCTCAAGTAAGATGGGCAGTTTTGAACACTGTTTTGATATTGCGCCGCCATGAAAGTGCAAGAGCTAAGCTTGCAGATGCTATGTCTTCTGGAAAATCTGTAGGGAATTGTATTGACATTATAGAGAATAATATTCATCTTCCTGACCTTTTGACCTAA
- the LOC120071223 gene encoding uncharacterized protein LOC120071223 isoform X1, producing the protein MQYAGLRYRPCFRAAGIWNCSSEVGLRRRQVLEQMDRELAKGDDRAALFLLKESQGKAEGVRCFGAARQIPQRLYTLEELKLNGIETSSLLSPLDTTLGSIERNVQLAAALLAVSAWNLFDLSPQQIFYLSLGFLLFWTLDLVALNGGVGSLVLDTIGHTFSKKYHNRVIQSMETQHEAGHFLIAYLLGVLPKGYTTSSFEAFRNEGSLNLQAGTAFVDFEFLEEINAGKVSATMLNRFSCIALAGVATEYLLYGCAEGGLADINKLDMLLKGLGFTQKKADSQVRWAVLNTVLILRRHESARAKLADAMSSGKSVGNCIDIIENNIHLPDLLT; encoded by the exons ATGCAGTATGCAGGTTTACGTTACCGTCCATGTTTTCGAGCGGCCGGAATCTGGAACTGTTCATCGGAGGTCGGACTCCGGCGGCGGCAAGTGCTAGAGCAGATGGACAGAGAGTTGGCCAAAGGCGATGATCGAGCGGCTCTCTTCCTCCTCAAGGAATCGCAGGGGAAGGCCGAGGGCGTTCGATGCTTCGGCGCTGCTCGTCAG ATTCCACAAAGACTCTATACATTGGAAGAGCTGAAGCTAAATGGAATTGAAACCTCATCTCTTTTATCACCATTGGATACAACTCTTGGTTCCATTGAAAGAAATGTTCAACTTGCTGCTGCTTTGCTTGCTGTTTCTGCTTGGAATCTCTTTGATCTTAGTCCCCAACAAATCTTCTACCTCTCTCTGGGATTCCTGTTGTTTTGGACTCTCGATTTG GTGGCTTTGAATGGGGGAGTTGGAAGTTTGGTTCTTGATACAATTGGTCATACTTTTAGTAAGAAGTACCATAACAGAGTTATTCAA TCAATGGAAACACAGCATGAAGCTGGGCATTTCTTGATTGCCTACTTGCTCGGAGTTCTTCCGAAGGGCTACACGACGTCGAGTTTTGAAGCGTTTCGGAACGAAggctctctcaatcttcaggCTGGAACTGCTTTTGTTGATTTTGAATTCCTTGAAGAA ATCAATGCAGGGAAAGTTTCGGCCACG ATGTTGAACAGATTTTCATGCATAGCACTTGCTGGTGTAGCTACTGAGTATCTTCTATATGGATGTGCTGAGGGAGGTCTTGCTGATATTAACAAG TTGGATATGTTGTTGAAAGGGCTGGGGTTTACACAAAAGAAGGCAGATTCTCAAGTAAGATGGGCAGTTTTGAACACTGTTTTGATATTGCGCCGCCATGAAAGTGCAAGAGCTAAGCTTGCAGATGCTATGTCTTCTGGAAAATCTGTAGGGAATTGTATTGACATTATAGAGAATAATATTCATCTTCCTGACCTTTTGACCTAA